In Dromiciops gliroides isolate mDroGli1 chromosome 5, mDroGli1.pri, whole genome shotgun sequence, the following are encoded in one genomic region:
- the SUOX gene encoding sulfite oxidase, mitochondrial: protein MLLLQRVAISGLRVSRFDRLIVPKLCPRVCFTSDPSHLQSPKPHVSNGDTPSGYWAAAGALLGIGAVLAYGNHREKAAQASLPIYTKAEVSRHRSLETRVWVTLGCEVFDVTDFVPMHPGGPSKLLLAAGGPLEPFWALYAAHNQPHVRELLAEYKIGELSPDEESSSDLVATDPYAGDPPRHPALQINSQKPFNAEPPLELLGENYITPSPLFFTRNHLPVPTVDPATYHLQVEGPPGGQTLSLSLDDLRGFPKHQVTVTLQCAGNRRSEMAQVKSVKGLNWGAGAISTAQWGGARLRDVLIQAGHSPSGPEAHVCFEGLDCDPTGTTYGASIPLARAMDPEGDVLLAYEMNGQPLPPDHGFPVRVVVPGIVGARHVKWLGKVSISPEESPSHWQRRDYKGFCPSVDWDKVDFDSAPAIQELPVQSAITEPREGQTIEPGEVTVKGYAWSGGGRAIIRVDVSLDGGLTWQEAKLEGEAQAPRRAWAWQLWQLTAPVPTGWKELNIICKAVDDGYNVQPDTVAPIWNLRGVLTNAWHRIHVHVAP from the exons ATGCTGTTGCTACAAAGAGTTGCTATCTCTGGCCTTCGAGTTTCCAGGTTTGACAG GCTGATTGTCCCAAAGCTATGTCCACGTGTCTGCTTTACCAGTGATCCCTCTCATCTCCAAAGCCCCAAACCTCACGTTTCTAATGGCGACACTCCTTCTGGATACTGGGCAGCTGCAGGAGCACTGCTGGGCATTGGGGCTGTACTGGCCTATGGAAACCATAGAGAAAAG GCTGCCCAAGCGTCACTACCCATATACACAAAGGCAGAAGTGAGCCGTCATCGAAGTCTTGAGACACGGGTCTGGGTAACCTTGGGCTGTGAGGTCTTTGATGTCACAGACTTTGTGCCCATGCACCCAGGTGGACCATCTAAATTACTGCTTGCTGCAGGGGGACCACTGGAGCCTTTTTGGGCTCTGTATGCAGCACACAACCAGCCACATGTTCGTGAGCTCCTAGCTGAGTATAAGATTGGGGAGCTAAGCCCTGATGAGGAGAGTTCTTCTGACCTAGTTGCCACTGACCCTTATGCCGGCGACCCCCCCAGACACCCTGCTCTGCAGATCAACAGCCAGAAGCCTTTTAATGCAGAACCACCTCTTGAGCTCTTGGGTGAGAACTACATCACACCCAGTCCTCTCTTTTTCACCCGAAATCACCTGCCTGTACCCACCGTAGACCCTGCCACATACCATCTGCAAGTGGAAGGACCCCCAGGAGGTCAGACACTGAGTCTGTCGCTAGATGATCTCCGTGGCTTCCCCAAGCACCAGGTCACAGTCACCCTGCAGTGTGCTGGTAACCGTCGAAGTGAGATGGCTCAAGTTAAGTCTGTAAAAGGATTAAACTGGGGGGCAGGTGCCATCAGCACAGCCCAGTGGGGCGGAGCCCGGCTCCGAGATGTTCTGATCCAGGCTGGCCATTCACCCTCTGGCCCTGAAGCCCATGTATGTTTTGAAGGGCTGGACTGTGACCCCACAGGGACAACCTATGGAGCCTCCATCCCCCTAGCTCGGGCTATGGACCCTGAAGGTGACGTTCTGTTGGCGTATGAGATGAATGGGCAGCCACTGCCCCCTGACCATGGTTTCCCAGTAAGGGTGGTGGTGCCTGGTATAGTGGGTGCTCGCCATGTCAAGTGGCTGGGGAAGGTGAGCATCAGCCCTGAGGAAAGCCCTAGCCATTGGCAACGTCGTGATTACAAAGGCTTCTGTCCCTCAGTAGATTGGGACAAAGTGGACTTTGACTCTGCCCCAGCCATTCAGGAGCTCCCTGTCCAGTCAGCCATCACAGAGCCCAGGGAAGGGCAAACAATAGAGCCTGGAGAGGTGACTGTGAAGGGCTATGCTTGGAGTGGAGGGGGTAGGGCTATCATCAGGGTGGATGTGTCTCTGGATGGTGGGCTGACCTGGCAAGAGGCAAAGCTGGAGGGGGAGGCACAGGCACCAAGGAGAGCCTGGGCATGGCAGCTGTGGCAGCTTACAGCACCAGTGCCTACTGGGTGGAAGGAACTGAATATTATTTGCAAGGCTGTGGATGATGGATACAATGTGCAGCCTGACACTGTGGCCCCTATCTGGAACCTTCGAGGTGTGCTCACTAATGCCTGGCACCGTATCCATGTCCATGTAGCCCCATAA